One genomic segment of Novisyntrophococcus fermenticellae includes these proteins:
- a CDS encoding L,D-transpeptidase family protein, whose translation MTKKKKILLTVTGVLLAFMAAAYIAAALFFWGHFYSGTTVNGTDSTYLGTEAVKKQVADSIQEYTLAIRKKDDTIETVTAKQLQISFEDDGEVDKLLKRQKPWLWIVEIFKNKVHDLKVSVNLSDESLASVVDGLDCMQEANVTPPGDAVIEETETGFTITPETEGNQLNRDLVIEAVKDAVLTDKKELDLEKTECYLKPSVYQDDEGLINRLNHLNQLISAKLTMNFGSGRTETVDAGLLKTWIIQDESGTDSIDQNKAAAYVAALANRYNTAGSSRTFTKTGGGTVKLTAGDYGWVMDTDTTLANLMSAIDSGTQGDFEVSYTNSAKSRESNDIGNSYVEISIDQQTTWCYVDGKLLVSTPVVTGDIAKGHDTPRGGVWKVKGRRTDYTMTGKVDPATGKPSYTAHCNYWIPYSEDFTIGIHDLVNRASYGGNIYLTNGSHGCVNTPLEAVKQIYDVVAYGFPVVVY comes from the coding sequence ATGACGAAGAAGAAAAAAATTTTGCTGACTGTTACAGGGGTCCTGCTGGCTTTTATGGCGGCAGCCTACATAGCAGCAGCATTATTTTTTTGGGGACATTTTTATTCGGGAACTACGGTCAATGGAACAGACAGTACATACCTGGGAACGGAGGCAGTAAAAAAGCAGGTAGCTGATTCCATCCAGGAATATACACTTGCTATCAGAAAAAAGGATGATACCATTGAAACTGTGACAGCGAAGCAGCTCCAAATTTCTTTCGAGGATGATGGGGAAGTGGACAAGCTTCTTAAAAGACAGAAACCGTGGTTGTGGATTGTGGAAATTTTCAAGAATAAGGTTCATGATTTAAAGGTATCCGTTAATCTTTCCGATGAATCCCTGGCATCTGTAGTAGATGGTTTGGACTGCATGCAGGAAGCAAATGTAACACCGCCCGGCGATGCGGTGATTGAAGAAACAGAGACCGGATTTACAATTACCCCCGAGACAGAGGGAAATCAGCTGAACAGGGATTTGGTGATTGAAGCAGTAAAGGATGCAGTACTTACTGATAAAAAGGAACTCGATCTGGAGAAGACGGAATGCTATCTGAAACCATCTGTTTATCAGGACGATGAAGGGCTGATTAACAGGCTAAATCACCTGAATCAGCTGATATCGGCAAAACTGACCATGAACTTTGGAAGCGGAAGAACAGAGACAGTAGATGCCGGATTGCTGAAAACCTGGATTATACAGGACGAATCCGGAACTGATTCTATTGATCAGAATAAGGCTGCGGCTTATGTAGCAGCGTTGGCCAACAGATACAATACGGCAGGAAGTAGCAGGACATTTACAAAAACCGGCGGCGGTACTGTAAAACTGACAGCGGGAGACTATGGATGGGTGATGGATACCGATACGACACTTGCCAACCTGATGAGTGCCATCGATTCCGGCACACAGGGAGATTTTGAGGTGAGCTATACAAATTCTGCGAAAAGCAGGGAAAGCAATGATATTGGGAATTCTTACGTGGAAATATCCATTGATCAGCAGACTACGTGGTGCTATGTGGATGGAAAACTCCTTGTATCCACTCCGGTAGTTACAGGGGATATAGCAAAAGGACATGATACACCCAGAGGAGGTGTATGGAAAGTCAAAGGAAGAAGAACAGACTATACCATGACAGGAAAGGTAGATCCCGCAACAGGAAAACCGTCTTATACGGCACACTGCAACTATTGGATTCCTTATAGTGAAGACTTTACAATCGGGATTCATGACCTCGTTAACCGTGCATCGTATGGCGGCAATATCTATCTGACCAACGGATCTCATGGATGTGTCAATACACCTCTGGAAGCAGTAAAGCAAATCTACGATGTAGTGGCTTATGGATTTCCGGTCGTGGTCTATTAA